A window of the Bombus huntii isolate Logan2020A chromosome 8, iyBomHunt1.1, whole genome shotgun sequence genome harbors these coding sequences:
- the LOC126868552 gene encoding rRNA 2'-O-methyltransferase fibrillarin isoform X1, protein MDLFERFSPGGGGFRGGRGGGRGGGGRGGGGGRGGGRGGGGGGRGGGRGGGTPRGRGGRGGRGGRGGGSFKGGKTVVIEPHRHEGVFIARGKEDALVTLNLVPGSEVYGEKRISVEGENGEKIEYRVWNPFRSKLAAAILGGVDQIHMPPGSKVLYLGAASGTTVSHVADVVGPEGLVYAVEFSHRSGRDLINVAKKRTNIIPIIEDARHPHKYRMLIGMVDTIFADVAQPDQARIVALNAQYFLKNGGHFVISIKASCIDSTAQPEAVFALEVKKLIADKLKPQEQITLEPYERDHAVVVGVYRPPPKKAT, encoded by the exons atggATCTATTTGAAC GATTTTCACCAGGTGGTGGCGGATTTAGAGGAGGCCGAGGAGGTGGACGAGGAGGAGGTGGACGAGGAGGTGGTGGTGGACGTGGTGGAGgcagaggaggaggaggaggtggTCGAGGTGGTGGTAGAGGTGGAGGTACTCCACGGGGACGTGGAGGTAGAGGTGGAAGAGGAGGACGTGGTGGAGGCAGTTTTAAAGGTGGCAAAACTGTAGTCATAGAACCACATCGTCACGAAGGTGTCTTTATAGCAAGAGGAAAAGAGGATGCATTAGTTACTTTAAATTTGGTACCAGGTTCAGAAGTATATGGTGAAAAGAGGATAAGCGTGGAG GGAGAGAATGgtgaaaaaattgaatatagAGTTTGGAACCCTTTTAGATCAAAGTTAGCTGCAGCTATACTTGGAGGAGTTGATCAAATTCACATGCCTCCTGGAAGCAAAGTTTTATATTTAGGCGCTGCATCTGGGACTACAGTATCACATGTAGCAGATGTTGTTGGTCCA GAAGGATTAGTATATGCTGTAGAATTTTCTCACAGATCTGGTAGAGATCTTATAAATGTTGCtaagaaacgaacaaatattATTCCCATAATTGAAGATGCGAGACATCCTCACAAGTATAGAATGCTTATTGGAATGGTAGATACAATATTCGCTGATGTGGCGCAACCTGATCAAGCTAGGATAGTAGCTTTGAATGCCCAATATTTCCTGAAGAACGGAGGtcattttgttatttctattaag GCGAGCTGTATAGATTCTACAGCTCAACCTGAAGCAGTATTTGCCTTGgaagtaaaaaaattaattgctGATAAACTGAAACCACAGGAGCAAATCACATTGGAACCATATGAAAGAGATCATGCTGTTGTAGTTGGAGTTTATAGGCCGCCACCTAAAAAAGCTACCTAA
- the LOC126868554 gene encoding GTP cyclohydrolase 1 isoform X1: MNGISNQCAKIKDLSIYDDEDDHKMKIKKPGPIRTVSWSESVEESNLDVPGTPRTPRTSTTPGHEKCTFHHDLELDHRPPTREALLPEMSRSYKLLLSSLGEDPDRPGLLKTPERAAKAMLFFTKGYDQSIDDVINDAIYDEDHDEMVVVKDIEMFSMCEHHLVPFYGKVSIGYLPCKKILGLSKLARIVEVFSRRLQVQERLTKQIALAVTKAVQPAGVAVVVEGVHMCMVMRGVQKINSKTVTSTMLGVFRDDPKTREEFLNLIHNK; this comes from the exons ATGAACGGGATTTCCAATCAATGCGCGAAAATCAAGGACCTAAGCATATACGACGACGAAGACGACCacaagatgaaaataaaaaagccGGGACCAATAAGAACTGTTTCCTGGTCGGAGAGCGTCGAGGAGAGCAATTTGGATGTACCGGGGACGCCCAGAACTCCACGAACTTCCACCACGCCAG GACATGAAAAATGTACCTTTCATCACGATTTGGAGCTAGACCATAGGCCACCCACGCGCGAGGCTCTACTTCCGGAAATGTCACGGAGTTACAAGCTACTTTTGAGCTCACTTGGCGAGGATCCTGATCGACCAGGTCTTTTAAAGACTCCGGAACGTGCGGCGAAAGCCATGTTGTTTTTCACCAAAGGTTACGATCAAAGCATCGATG ACGTTATAAACGACGCGATATACGATGAAGATCACGACGAGATGGTTGTAGTGAAGGATATCGAGATGTTCTCCATGTGCGAGCATCACTTGGTACCGTTCTACGGAAAAGTCTCGATCGGCTACCTACCATGCAAGAAGATCCTTGGGCTGAGCAAATTGGCCAG AATCGTAGAGGTCTTCAGCCGACGACTTCAGGTTCAAGAACGTCTTACCAAACAAATTGCATTAGCTGTAACGAAAGCGGTGCAACCAGCGGGAGTGGCTGTGGTCGTCGAAGGAGt GCACATGTGTATGGTAATGAGAGGAGTTCAGAAAATAAACAGCAAGACGGTTACGTCAACGATGCTCGGCGTGTTCCGGGACGATCCAAAGACTCGCGAGGAATTCCTTAATTTGATCCACAACAAATAA
- the LOC126868554 gene encoding GTP cyclohydrolase 1 isoform X2, whose amino-acid sequence MKKYIEDHLRDKMNCIAKSGHEKCTFHHDLELDHRPPTREALLPEMSRSYKLLLSSLGEDPDRPGLLKTPERAAKAMLFFTKGYDQSIDDVINDAIYDEDHDEMVVVKDIEMFSMCEHHLVPFYGKVSIGYLPCKKILGLSKLARIVEVFSRRLQVQERLTKQIALAVTKAVQPAGVAVVVEGVHMCMVMRGVQKINSKTVTSTMLGVFRDDPKTREEFLNLIHNK is encoded by the exons ATGAAGAAATACATCGAAGATCATCTTAGAGATAAAATGAATTGCATAGCCAAAAGCG GACATGAAAAATGTACCTTTCATCACGATTTGGAGCTAGACCATAGGCCACCCACGCGCGAGGCTCTACTTCCGGAAATGTCACGGAGTTACAAGCTACTTTTGAGCTCACTTGGCGAGGATCCTGATCGACCAGGTCTTTTAAAGACTCCGGAACGTGCGGCGAAAGCCATGTTGTTTTTCACCAAAGGTTACGATCAAAGCATCGATG ACGTTATAAACGACGCGATATACGATGAAGATCACGACGAGATGGTTGTAGTGAAGGATATCGAGATGTTCTCCATGTGCGAGCATCACTTGGTACCGTTCTACGGAAAAGTCTCGATCGGCTACCTACCATGCAAGAAGATCCTTGGGCTGAGCAAATTGGCCAG AATCGTAGAGGTCTTCAGCCGACGACTTCAGGTTCAAGAACGTCTTACCAAACAAATTGCATTAGCTGTAACGAAAGCGGTGCAACCAGCGGGAGTGGCTGTGGTCGTCGAAGGAGt GCACATGTGTATGGTAATGAGAGGAGTTCAGAAAATAAACAGCAAGACGGTTACGTCAACGATGCTCGGCGTGTTCCGGGACGATCCAAAGACTCGCGAGGAATTCCTTAATTTGATCCACAACAAATAA
- the LOC126868552 gene encoding rRNA 2'-O-methyltransferase fibrillarin isoform X2: MGKPGFSPGGGGFRGGRGGGRGGGGRGGGGGRGGGRGGGGGGRGGGRGGGTPRGRGGRGGRGGRGGGSFKGGKTVVIEPHRHEGVFIARGKEDALVTLNLVPGSEVYGEKRISVEGENGEKIEYRVWNPFRSKLAAAILGGVDQIHMPPGSKVLYLGAASGTTVSHVADVVGPEGLVYAVEFSHRSGRDLINVAKKRTNIIPIIEDARHPHKYRMLIGMVDTIFADVAQPDQARIVALNAQYFLKNGGHFVISIKASCIDSTAQPEAVFALEVKKLIADKLKPQEQITLEPYERDHAVVVGVYRPPPKKAT, encoded by the exons ATGGGAAAGCCAG GATTTTCACCAGGTGGTGGCGGATTTAGAGGAGGCCGAGGAGGTGGACGAGGAGGAGGTGGACGAGGAGGTGGTGGTGGACGTGGTGGAGgcagaggaggaggaggaggtggTCGAGGTGGTGGTAGAGGTGGAGGTACTCCACGGGGACGTGGAGGTAGAGGTGGAAGAGGAGGACGTGGTGGAGGCAGTTTTAAAGGTGGCAAAACTGTAGTCATAGAACCACATCGTCACGAAGGTGTCTTTATAGCAAGAGGAAAAGAGGATGCATTAGTTACTTTAAATTTGGTACCAGGTTCAGAAGTATATGGTGAAAAGAGGATAAGCGTGGAG GGAGAGAATGgtgaaaaaattgaatatagAGTTTGGAACCCTTTTAGATCAAAGTTAGCTGCAGCTATACTTGGAGGAGTTGATCAAATTCACATGCCTCCTGGAAGCAAAGTTTTATATTTAGGCGCTGCATCTGGGACTACAGTATCACATGTAGCAGATGTTGTTGGTCCA GAAGGATTAGTATATGCTGTAGAATTTTCTCACAGATCTGGTAGAGATCTTATAAATGTTGCtaagaaacgaacaaatattATTCCCATAATTGAAGATGCGAGACATCCTCACAAGTATAGAATGCTTATTGGAATGGTAGATACAATATTCGCTGATGTGGCGCAACCTGATCAAGCTAGGATAGTAGCTTTGAATGCCCAATATTTCCTGAAGAACGGAGGtcattttgttatttctattaag GCGAGCTGTATAGATTCTACAGCTCAACCTGAAGCAGTATTTGCCTTGgaagtaaaaaaattaattgctGATAAACTGAAACCACAGGAGCAAATCACATTGGAACCATATGAAAGAGATCATGCTGTTGTAGTTGGAGTTTATAGGCCGCCACCTAAAAAAGCTACCTAA